TGGTCGTTCACCCGGCCCACCACGCGCGGCGACCAGAGATCGGTCAGCGCAGCACAGGCGTCCGCTAGAGAAACCGGAGCTTCACTCGAGATGGCGGGCGCGTCTGGCATCGGTTGTAAGGGGATCTAATGACGATCTTGTAACCAAGACCTTGTAACGGGGAGTCGAAGAAGGGCCGATAAAGAAGGAACCGGGATGAGGCCAACCCGCCTCATCCCTTTTGTATTCCCAAATTGAAATCGACTCTGCGTGAGATCGACTAGTCGCGGTAGCCAGCCGAGACGGCGATCTTGTGACGACCCTTGGCGCGGCGGCGGCTCAGAACGGCAGCGCCGGCCTTGGTCTTCATGCGGGTAAGAAAGCCGTGGGTCTTGGCGCGGTGGCGGCGGTTGGGCTGAAAGGTACGCTTGGGCATGGGACTGACTCCTGAACTTGACTAGACTTGATCTTCGACTCGGCCTTCAAAGATTGAAGGCGAAGCGTGATTGCAAAATGTCTGCCGGGGCCTTCGGTGGCGGTGCTGGCAGCGACGATTCAATCGAGGTCTACAGAAGTGATTGGATCGAGGTTACAGAAGCTCCACCGTGGCAGTTACGGCAAGATTCAAGTATACCCCAGCAGCGTGGAAAAGCAGAAATAAATACCCGAGGGTACACCCTTTTCAGTCACTTGT
This is a stretch of genomic DNA from Granulicella sp. WH15. It encodes these proteins:
- the rpmH gene encoding 50S ribosomal protein L34, with the translated sequence MPKRTFQPNRRHRAKTHGFLTRMKTKAGAAVLSRRRAKGRHKIAVSAGYRD